The Acetivibrio saccincola genome window below encodes:
- a CDS encoding cation diffusion facilitator family transporter — protein MKKDDIQFSNSQAKKIAMKVSKITIIMNLILFILKLFAGIFAKSGAMVSDAIHTASDVFSTFIVIIGVNISHKKADSTHQYGHERLESVASIVLSVMLAVTGMFIGLNGLEKIFGGNYGELEIPGVLALIAAVLSIAVKEWMYWYTRSAAKKINSGSLMADAWHHRSDSLSSIGAFIGILGARIGFPILDPVAGLVICIFIGKAAFDIFRESVDKLVDKSCDEEILEKIRNVIKAQEGVLHIDEIKTRLFGNKMYVDVEIVADGSKSLNEAHEVAERVHDAIEREFEMVKHCMVHVNPK, from the coding sequence GTGAAAAAAGACGATATTCAATTTAGCAATTCCCAAGCAAAAAAAATTGCCATGAAAGTATCTAAAATAACCATTATTATGAATCTCATATTATTTATTTTAAAACTTTTTGCAGGTATATTTGCAAAGTCGGGGGCAATGGTTTCAGATGCTATACATACGGCTTCTGATGTATTTAGTACTTTCATAGTAATTATAGGTGTTAACATTTCACACAAAAAAGCTGACAGCACTCATCAATACGGGCATGAAAGGCTGGAATCCGTTGCATCCATTGTGCTTTCAGTTATGCTGGCTGTTACGGGAATGTTTATCGGATTAAATGGATTAGAAAAAATATTTGGCGGAAATTATGGAGAACTTGAAATTCCGGGGGTATTGGCACTTATTGCAGCTGTTTTATCAATTGCTGTTAAAGAGTGGATGTATTGGTATACCAGAAGTGCAGCAAAGAAAATCAACTCAGGTTCACTTATGGCAGATGCCTGGCACCACCGCTCGGATTCACTGTCATCAATAGGTGCATTTATAGGAATTTTAGGGGCACGTATAGGATTTCCCATACTTGATCCGGTTGCCGGTTTAGTAATATGTATATTTATAGGCAAAGCAGCCTTTGATATTTTTAGAGAGTCCGTTGATAAACTGGTAGATAAATCCTGTGATGAAGAAATATTAGAGAAAATCAGGAATGTAATAAAGGCCCAGGAAGGGGTGCTGCATATTGATGAAATTAAAACCAGATTATTTGGGAATAAAATGTATGTTGATGTGGAAATTGTTGCGGATGGCTCTAAATCATTAAATGAAGCCCATGAAGTTGCTGAAAGGGTGCATGATGCAATTGAAAGAGAGTTTGAAATGGTAAAACACTGTATGGTACATGTAAATCCTAAATAG